One Deinococcus planocerae DNA segment encodes these proteins:
- a CDS encoding heavy metal translocating P-type ATPase, with amino-acid sequence MSKTIELGVQGMTCASCVGRVERGLGKVEGVQRASVNLATERATVTYDPEQTGPQALIARVKDVGYEPVVGEIELGVQGMTCASCVSRVERALKKVDGVLDASVNLATERATVKYLPSSVSAGQLKAAVKGAGYEVLEAQAGRDRTDLEREAREHEIHGLRRAVTFSAVFALPLAILAMVPMLVPAVNTWLMQSFGHGVMTTLNWVMLALAVPVQFGPGMRFYRLGWKALRNRSPDMNSLVMIGTSAAFFYSLVVTLAPQVFPEGTAHVYYEAAAVVITLILLGKYFEAIAKGRSSEAMKKLLSLQAKTARVVRGGQELELPTDEVLIGDLISVRPGEKVPVDGEVTLGNSFVDESMITGEPIPVAKQTGAAVVGGTINQNGAFQFRATKIGADTALAQIIKLVESAQGSKPPIQGLADRVVSVFVPIVIGIAALTFLIWMVVGGSTALSFALVTTVAVLIIACPCAMGLATPTSIMVGTGKAAELGVLFRNGAALEGLQGANVVAVDKTGTLTKGKPELTDLVTAPGFDRTEVLKLVAAAEEQSEHPIARAIVDAAKREGIAILPLERFEAVPGYGLEAHVEGRLVQVGADRYMGRLGLNIGEFAAQAERLGDEGKSPLYATIDGQLAAVIAVADPIKEGSLEAVRALHRQGLQVAMITGDNARTANAIARQLGIDEVLAEVLPSGKSDAVKELQARGRKVAFVGDGINDAPALAQADVGLAIGTGTDVAVETADVILMSGDLRGVPNALALSRATLRNIKLNLFWAFAYNIVLIPVAAGVLYPAFGWLLSPVLAAAAMGFSSVFVLSNALRLRGFRPPVRPDPVPTRTGAATPARV; translated from the coding sequence ATGAGCAAAACCATCGAGCTGGGTGTGCAGGGGATGACCTGCGCCAGCTGCGTGGGGCGGGTCGAGCGGGGCCTGGGCAAGGTCGAGGGGGTGCAGCGTGCCAGCGTGAACCTCGCCACCGAGCGGGCCACCGTCACCTACGACCCGGAGCAGACGGGGCCGCAGGCCTTGATCGCCCGGGTCAAGGACGTGGGCTACGAGCCGGTCGTGGGCGAAATCGAGCTGGGCGTGCAGGGGATGACCTGCGCGAGTTGCGTGAGCCGGGTGGAGCGGGCCCTGAAGAAGGTAGACGGGGTGCTGGACGCCAGCGTGAACCTCGCTACCGAGCGGGCCACCGTGAAGTACCTGCCGTCGAGCGTGAGCGCGGGGCAACTCAAGGCGGCGGTGAAGGGCGCCGGGTACGAGGTGCTGGAGGCTCAGGCGGGTCGGGACCGGACCGACCTTGAACGTGAAGCGCGCGAGCACGAGATTCATGGGTTGCGCCGCGCGGTGACGTTCAGCGCCGTCTTCGCCCTTCCCCTCGCCATCCTGGCGATGGTCCCGATGCTCGTGCCCGCCGTGAACACCTGGCTGATGCAGAGCTTCGGCCACGGGGTCATGACCACCCTGAACTGGGTCATGCTGGCCCTCGCCGTGCCTGTGCAGTTCGGCCCCGGGATGCGCTTCTACCGTCTGGGTTGGAAGGCACTCCGGAACAGGTCGCCGGACATGAATTCCCTGGTCATGATCGGCACCTCGGCCGCATTCTTCTACTCGCTGGTGGTCACGCTCGCGCCGCAGGTCTTTCCCGAAGGCACCGCGCACGTGTACTACGAGGCCGCCGCCGTCGTGATCACCCTGATCCTGCTGGGCAAGTATTTCGAGGCCATCGCCAAGGGGAGAAGCAGCGAGGCGATGAAGAAGCTGCTGAGTCTTCAGGCGAAGACGGCGCGGGTGGTTCGGGGCGGCCAGGAACTCGAACTGCCGACTGACGAGGTGCTGATCGGCGACCTGATCTCCGTTCGCCCCGGCGAGAAGGTGCCGGTGGACGGTGAGGTCACCCTGGGCAACTCCTTCGTGGACGAGAGCATGATCACCGGCGAACCGATCCCCGTCGCCAAGCAGACCGGCGCGGCGGTCGTCGGCGGCACCATCAACCAGAACGGCGCCTTTCAGTTCAGGGCGACCAAAATCGGGGCGGACACGGCGCTCGCGCAGATCATCAAGCTGGTGGAGAGCGCCCAGGGCAGCAAGCCCCCGATCCAGGGCCTCGCGGACCGGGTCGTCTCGGTGTTCGTCCCGATCGTCATCGGCATCGCCGCCCTGACCTTCCTGATCTGGATGGTGGTGGGCGGGAGCACCGCCCTCTCGTTCGCCCTGGTCACGACGGTCGCGGTGCTGATCATCGCCTGCCCCTGCGCGATGGGCCTGGCGACTCCGACGAGCATCATGGTGGGCACCGGCAAGGCCGCCGAATTGGGTGTCTTGTTCCGCAACGGCGCGGCACTCGAAGGCTTGCAGGGCGCGAACGTGGTGGCGGTGGACAAGACCGGCACCCTGACCAAGGGCAAGCCCGAACTCACCGATCTGGTGACGGCCCCTGGATTTGACCGGACGGAAGTGCTGAAGCTGGTTGCGGCGGCCGAGGAGCAGAGTGAGCACCCCATCGCCCGCGCCATCGTGGACGCGGCGAAGCGGGAAGGCATCGCCATCCTTCCGCTCGAACGCTTTGAGGCGGTGCCCGGCTACGGTCTGGAAGCGCACGTGGAAGGCCGCCTGGTGCAGGTGGGTGCCGACCGTTACATGGGCAGGCTCGGGCTGAACATCGGCGAGTTCGCTGCCCAGGCCGAACGGCTCGGGGACGAGGGCAAGAGCCCGCTGTACGCTACCATTGACGGCCAGCTCGCCGCCGTGATCGCGGTGGCCGACCCCATCAAAGAGGGCAGCCTGGAGGCTGTGCGTGCCCTGCATCGGCAGGGCCTCCAGGTCGCCATGATCACCGGCGACAACGCCCGGACCGCGAACGCCATCGCCCGGCAGCTCGGCATTGACGAGGTGCTGGCCGAGGTGCTGCCCAGCGGTAAGAGTGACGCCGTGAAAGAACTCCAAGCGAGGGGCCGCAAGGTCGCCTTCGTCGGGGACGGCATCAACGATGCTCCCGCCCTCGCTCAGGCGGATGTGGGTCTCGCCATCGGGACTGGAACGGACGTGGCCGTCGAGACCGCCGACGTGATCCTGATGAGTGGTGACCTGCGTGGGGTGCCGAACGCCCTGGCACTGAGCCGCGCCACCCTGCGGAACATCAAGCTCAACCTCTTCTGGGCCTTCGCGTACAACATCGTCCTGATCCCGGTCGCGGCGGGCGTCCTGTACCCGGCTTTCGGGTGGCTCCTCAGCCCGGTCCTGGCGGCGGCGGCGATGGGCTTTTCCAGCGTCTTCGTGCTCAGCAACGCGCTGCGGCTGCGCGGCTTCCGGCCCCCGGTTCGTCCCGATCCCGTTCCCACCCGCACGGGTGCGGCCACCCCGGCGCGCGTCTAA
- a CDS encoding TetR/AcrR family transcriptional regulator encodes MTHTGAIQPRRTPRQIRSQRRVARILDAAIHVFAQRGYGAATTTAIAEQADVSVGSLYQFFPNKEAILYALSERFDASFFAWLDGALTADEGRRSTEEWINAFFEALAVMDRQHPGLFRVLAHAYTSPEFVRAERHFNAQVARRVLALLTSRVPHLPAGQLEVVAAVCVEVTHALVHLASTSEDTASDVTFEARRVLRAYLSVVSTEPGRQGGGAGPTVHNPTGGPSS; translated from the coding sequence ATGACCCACACCGGTGCCATCCAACCCCGTCGCACACCGCGACAGATCCGCAGCCAGCGTCGCGTCGCCAGAATCCTCGACGCCGCCATTCACGTTTTCGCGCAGCGCGGCTACGGCGCCGCGACCACCACGGCCATTGCCGAACAGGCGGACGTGTCGGTCGGCTCGCTCTACCAATTTTTTCCGAACAAGGAAGCCATTCTGTACGCGCTGAGCGAGCGTTTCGACGCCAGCTTCTTCGCCTGGCTGGACGGGGCGCTCACGGCGGATGAGGGCCGCCGCTCCACCGAGGAGTGGATCAACGCCTTTTTCGAGGCGTTGGCCGTGATGGACCGCCAGCACCCCGGGTTGTTTCGGGTGCTCGCACACGCCTACACTTCACCCGAATTTGTGCGGGCCGAGCGGCACTTCAACGCGCAGGTCGCGCGGCGCGTGCTCGCGCTGCTGACATCCCGTGTCCCACACCTGCCGGCCGGGCAACTTGAGGTCGTCGCCGCCGTGTGCGTTGAGGTCACGCACGCCCTCGTTCACCTGGCCTCGACGAGCGAGGACACCGCGAGCGACGTGACGTTCGAAGCGCGCCGGGTGCTGCGCGCGTACCTGTCCGTGGTAAGCACCGAGCCCGGGCGGCAGGGCGGGGGAGCGGGGCCCACCGTCCATAACCCAACAGGCGGCCCCTCGTCGTAA
- a CDS encoding class I SAM-dependent methyltransferase translates to MTERTTPLAAFSTPEAVARYAEGPPRNVPGYHSLLTMTTLLLAEHVPEEARVLVLGAGGGLELNALAQAHPGWTFDGVDPSSEMLRLAEQTLGPLAPRARLHHGYVDDAPPGPFEAATCLLTLHFLSREERRRTVAEVRRRLKPGAPFVVGHFSFPQEEGEREVWLSRYAAFLVASGVEPQKAAHARAAVDAHLHILTPEEDEALLRDAGFSRVSLFYTGFTFRGWVASA, encoded by the coding sequence ATGACTGAGCGCACCACCCCGTTGGCCGCATTCTCTACCCCCGAGGCCGTGGCCCGCTACGCCGAAGGCCCACCACGCAACGTCCCCGGCTATCACAGCCTGCTGACCATGACGACGCTCCTGCTCGCCGAGCACGTCCCGGAGGAGGCCCGGGTGCTCGTGCTCGGTGCCGGGGGTGGCTTGGAGCTGAACGCCCTGGCTCAGGCCCACCCGGGTTGGACCTTCGACGGCGTGGACCCCTCCAGCGAGATGCTGAGGCTCGCCGAACAGACGCTCGGCCCCCTGGCGCCGCGGGCGCGGCTGCACCACGGCTATGTCGACGATGCCCCTCCAGGGCCCTTCGAGGCCGCCACGTGTCTCCTGACCCTGCATTTTCTGAGTCGGGAGGAACGGCGACGCACGGTGGCCGAAGTCCGCCGCCGCCTCAAGCCGGGTGCGCCGTTCGTGGTGGGCCACTTCAGCTTTCCGCAGGAGGAGGGCGAGCGCGAGGTCTGGCTGTCACGCTACGCCGCCTTCCTGGTGGCCTCGGGTGTCGAGCCCCAGAAGGCGGCACATGCCCGCGCGGCCGTGGACGCGCACCTGCACATCCTCACGCCGGAGGAGGACGAGGCTCTCCTGCGAGACGCCGGGTTCTCCAGGGTCAGCCTGTTCTACACCGGGTTCACCTTTCGGGGGTGGGTGGCCTCCGCCTGA